AGTTGAACCACACTGGGTGCTAAAAGCGAGACGGATTTGcataagtttttttttcctgttttcGAATCCCTGTATtcatattgtataattatatttcatgcactttatgaataaaatattgtttaaactaaaagcgaattattattgcAAGATTTGCATCTTTATTAATGAttaagcaaaataaaaataatatattagatttttaaTATGTCTCATAGCTACTGCCCCTATAATTTTAGCTGTTGTCTAATTAGCCCTTGTTACCATTATATTTGCTATGATGCATACCTGTCGATCAAAATGTGCATCGGGCACACAAGACAATGAAAATTTCAGTTGCATCATAGTTTTGGTATCATAATCCAATCGTTAACCCCATAGCTATAGGCTGTTAGTTTGATTAATCTATTCCGTTTTGTAAATCtagcaatttatatatataaagttaagaATGGGAAATTtgggatgtgtcaaagagacaacaattcgACCATAGagccataaatatatatatagttactcAAATGGTTAAATTATCGGTATTTACAAATAAGACGAATAACCAAATATTAACAGTAGGCGAATAACCACTTTTCGATGAAAAAATTATATGTtgacatttaaacaaaataacagCCATTAAcgtattttgataattttgaaattttagctGAATCAAAACTCAATTACTCAAAAGAGTTTTAAATGTTCTTACTTTCTTTCTATTAAAAACACCACCTTAATGCAttcaagttttcttttttctgataaaataaacACTTACCAAGAATTCCAATTTCACAAACTTCAAGTTCTGCAGATATTCCCTGAACTGGAGGTACATAAGTCAAATATCTTAAAACTGCACTAACGTTGATTCTTGTAGGCAAAAATTGCTCTTCGAATAAAATTGTCCCAGTTTTCCAAGAATTGGTTGTATTTGATGCATAAAGGGTATGGCTACCGACCTCTGTATTATGTTCTGAAAATAATAGCTTCAAACGTTTCAAACTAGCAAAACCAATTTACCTCTGCTTTATTAATTGTTGTGCCACCCATTTTTGTTAATTGAGGAAAAATGTGTGTCCgtgaatatttgatttcgttgTTTCACCAAATGAAAATCAGCATACCAGTCGTTAGGAAGATTGtgcttcttttaatatttttatttgataataaaaaccTGTTAATAATATACGTAATGCTGTTTAGTGTTTTTTTAGGTTATGTTTACTTATTCAAGATTATATCTGGTcttataccagctttgataagtgtttgctGTTACTATGAATTTTCACTTCTTTGTACAATGAACATCGAAATTATATattgtgtataaatattttgCTCCCCCATGTACCTaacaacaaaattaatttcattaaCCTATGCATACTTTTGTAAATTGTGGCTTTCTGTACAAGGTTATTGTTGTTTTCCTGAAATTCTTTAACATTCACAGCGGTAAAATACTGTTACTTTAATTATTCGCCCCttaatttattgattttgtatttatattgtatcatATATCTAATGCATTCATTCAGtgtatgtctatttgttttagtATCTATTTTGATTTAGTAATTGATATctaagtgtgtctttctatgttgtgatatatcactattgtttcagataaggttGAAGGTTGGTACCTTTAAACACATTTCatcctgctgcaaatgtttgcacctgtcctaattcaAGAGTCTGATGTTCAGTAGTAGTCGTTTGTTGGtgcggttcataagtgtttctcgattctcgttttaatatagattagagcGTTGGTTTACCCGTTtaacttttgtgctgacatgaaatatcattgatatggtaccggttatatttataaattaactgttcacaaaatttagattttttttaatactaaggcttttctacctcagggaAAGATAACCTTaggtgtatttggcaaaacgtttaggaattttggtcctcaatgctcttcaacttcgtacattatttggtattttaaactttttgggattcgagcgtcactgatgagtcttttttagacgaaacgcgcgtctggcgtatatactaaatttagtcctggtatctatgatgagtgtatttaaaTGGTTAATCACTAGTCATTTTTGAGACTTTTTTATAGCCTGCTGTTCGATGTGAGTTAAAACTCCGTGTTGacatatgtttctttttttgttgcacttctatgttctgttatttcgttgttctcttcttatagttgatgtgttaccCTCTTTTTGAGTTTGTAACTTAGATTCATTTTCAATCAAttaacttttgaacagcggtatactactgttgcctttgtatGTTTAACCAGTGCATATGGATAAAATTAAACCAAGAAATGATTAAACATTCAACTCCAATAGAAGCCTTTCAAGATCAAAGATATTAACTAAAGTAGTCAATTAAATATGAGTATAGTCAGTTCagtaataaaatcaaatatagaCTGTTTAACTAACTTACCGCCAAACAGTATGTGCACTCCTGTTACAATGCTTTCTTCTTTAAGGTCGACTTGAAATGTAACGGTAGGACCTTTTGTTTTAGAACAGGATATTTTATTTCCATCATTTGCTAGACTACCTGGGTAACTACTGTTTGGATTTATAAGGATTGAACTGTCATATGCCAAGTTATCTGTGACGAAAagatatatttacatttattttttatatcatttttatttcattgtttagtAAGTTAACGTACGAGAAGTAAAACGTTTGTACTGTAGGACCTCCAGAATCCGAAACAtttaaaaacagaagaaaaaatagTTTCCTTGAATTAACAAAGAAATCATAAACTTTGATCCAGGTTGGAGTATTTTTAAGTTGGTAGAGACTTTTTGAAAGATTAATACCCTCTGTGGTAAGGTGTTTGAAAATTATATGAATCGAACACAAAATATTTCTTCGAAACAAAATGTTGGCTATTTCTTTAAAaacatactgaaaaaaatattcaaataaactcAATAATGACATTAGGATTATATTTTTGTACGCCAGACACTCTTTTTATCTAGAGAGTCTTATCAATCACGTtcgtttcaaaaaaaaattaaaagactaTATAAATTACAAAGTTGATAGCATTTGAAACTCCGAAATATGAAAGATTTTGTCAAATTCAGTTAGGAAGTATTGTCCGTGGGTTGAAAATCCATAATATTTCGAAAATCGTTAATGTTTTAATACCAGttggtttataattttattttgtttaatgataATGCATGTAAACAGTTCAAGTCTATTAACCAACTTTCACCTTTATAGATGTTTATATtaagataaaggcaacagtagtataccgctgttcaaaactcgtaaatttatggacaaaaaacaaaattggggtaacaaactaaaactgagggaaacgcattataaaaggagaacaacgacacaatattaaaatgtaacacacagaaacggactaagcattagacaaaatccgatgagcataacaaatataacatcaaaaccaaatacataaatatgggatagaaaagtaccgttacacgtcttatagtattgtgaattcacactcaaatatacgagaaaacaaacgacacaacgttataaagTCTTAAAAAATCGAATCAGTATATTTAATAAACATATCATGTtttcttttatgttattttgattgGTCGTTATTTTTATcgcgtttttttttgttaattcaaaGCATGATAAATTAATGTAATATTCTTCATCAAATTCTAACACTCAAGAAAACGAAAAACATGTTTTCATAGACATGCTGTATAATGTTGttctttttcatattataaaatgtaaactttgattgttaatttttttttacctcaaaaccatttattttttcattttgatgttAATTACATAGTCATCCTCCCTCCAAAATCAACCCTTTAATCCCACAAAACAGGATAGCAATTTTTGGGTCATTTTTTTCGGGAGATAGGCAAATTATCGAGGTGCGTAAGGATTTTTTACGATATGTATATCAAAAATTACTTACATTTGTTACAAAAGTCTCCTGTTCGTTTTTGCTTGCAACCATCGGTACAAATACCGGTAAATTTATTGCAAATATCATTCAAACAGTAATCACTGTTACATCCAAAAATACAAGACCCATTTCCAGGGTAGCAAAGTTGATCAACGCAATATGTAGCACACACTTTCTCGCAGTTATTTCCCCATAAACCTTTTCGGCATCCTGAAAACAAAACAGTCTTCATGATTTATGGGCGATAAGAATGCAAAAATATATCAACATCAATTTGAATAGCATAGGTCAACGCTGTTATTTTTATgacaatgaaaaaagaaaatcaatttgtaaattatgatttttCAATCTGTTatgtatacattttgtaagtaTTCCACAGCTTGCATATTCTGGTATAATTTTCTTTGTAGATAGTTTCTTCCTACAAGAAAGCTATTAAGGCTAATGGTCCATGAAGGGAAGCTGTTTAAGTCATTCATTTCAAACTTTTACTGGTCCCATCAAGTGTTAAATGTCCGTTATGGAAGCCCTCTTTATGCTGGTGGACGATATGTTTCAATAGTCGCAAACACAATTCTGTCCTCTGCCCGTCGAATTTGACCTCACAGAATTGGacttgtacatgttataaccgaTGTTGTTTTACATGAGCAAAACGACAGGTGCATATGTTGAGCTGAATATgcttttgaattttccatttgattaaggactttcctttttgattttaccttgaagttcagtattttgtttgCTTTGTTTCACCAGCGAACATGAAGATGACGTCATACGTACGGGTCAAGCTTACCAAGTATATATGTTTCGACGAAAGCGATATGTCTAGGTAAAAAGTATAAGCCCAGATTAACGTATTTGTCGTCACAAAGCCATTACATGACAGTTTATGAATTGCTGAACAATGTGATAGAGACAAAAGGAACACCGATAGTGGGTTTTACATTGTTGGTTTGTTTGTGTAGTATTTCTGTCACGCAGTGTTGCCATGAAAGCGAGAGGTTTGGTCAGCTATAAATTttggttcaaccaaccatttatGTTCTTAGAATGTATTGAGCAAAGTCCGCAATATTTAAGTTATTATCACATCTTTCTtatctatgtatgttggcgtttgttttgttGCAATTCAGTGTGTCTGTTGTTCCGTTGTCTTCCTCTTTAGTATTGTTGATTTGTATTTCTCGGTTATAGTGTGTAGCTCAGATTCCTTTTcctattttttacttttgaacaacattatactactgttacctttattaaAAAGCTAACTGCTAAGGGATCGGGACAGTtttgaaaacattaatatatatgttgtatagatgTATTAATAAATGTAtccttttatatcattttttgttCGTTAATGTTAAAAgatatttagaagaaaaaaataaaacaattagaaaataaaacaaacattgttgttattttattttagtgcAATCTGACCTACTTGATGAAAACAAAATCTCCTGGGTAAAACCTGGGTTTTCGAACTTTCTACTGTTTGTCCAATGCAACAAAGAGACTGGTATAGCTTAGCTAAATGCACTTGAAAGCTTTATGGGTAGACAGTTAAAAGACAATATGTATAAATGATACTTTACTCACCATTAATCGCAACGTAACAAAGTTCAATTATAGGTCCATAAATATTGTCAGGTGTAGTGTCGTAATAAATGACATATTGTCCAAGCTGGTTACAAGGAATAGTTTGTGTGATGTCTGGCAATCCTGCATCAGGATCTTCATAGCAAAGATAACCATCAGGTGGAATGGTTGATGTATTGGTAACATATAATTGAAATCCATCCATGCGATGTGCAACTGTAAAAAATTATACACAAACAAATCTAAATTTATATACAATAAATTGAAGAAGAAATAAAATGGTGAGTCTTATAAAAATGCATAAATCAAGGAAAACTTTGATACGACACCATTCAATATGTAAATTGGGTAGAcacatataaaatttcaatactgATGTCTACGTGTTTTTTGTAACTAAAGAAACGTGTCATAAAGACAAGAATATTAAGGTTAACATAGTTTATTATTTCACAACGTATCTCCTGTCTATATATACTTACAGCTTTCCCTGTAATAGATTGTGATATCTGTGATGTAGGCAATTCCGAAAGAGAATTGAAACATCCACCAAGCTGGTGTTGTGGTGTTAATGCCTGTGTGTGAACAAATTTCATGGGAAAACGAATTTGATACAGGTGGTTCTATTGCATTTTTAGGAAATCCACTTGATTGAGTGGAACTTTGAATAGCTGTACCAAACGGTGTCAGGTTATCTGTAAAGTAAGTagtgaataaaaagaaaagaagatcATATTTCTGCAATTTATTAATATTTCCGCCTTCTAAAAATATATCAAAGCAGATATGTTTTGTTTCTATGATGTACCAAGTCCGAATGTCCTTTTTTCAGGCTTGACTCTCTGTTCTGTACTATTTGTCAATAACAACGAAAATTTGCTAAATCACCATTTCATTAACAAATGAAAACATTGTGATAGTGTATATTGTAGTAATTCTTCTGTTGCATGTACAGTTTTATACGTCTTTTTGGGAAATCTACATTATGAATTCAGCTAAGTATAGAAATATTATTACCAGTTACGAATTTTGCGTGTCCTGTACTGAATTTCATCGGTAACCAAATTCTTTACAGAATAGGATTATTCAAATCCGTACATTCATTGTTTTAGATTCTTTTACCCATGAGAGATGTGGAGTAGTATGCAGATTGGATTTATAATTGCCGTGGAGTTGTTTGGAATATATTGATACTTAAACCCTTGAGGAGTCTCACGACCAAAGAGCgagtaaattattttattcactttttcaaaaaatagtttttcaagacactagtatatattgataggggattaataaaggaatcataAGAGCAAACAATTATATAGGTCAGTGTGcttgtttttttagatattagccattgaaatgtTGGCGGGAtgatattctctcttgacttttcatagctttatcattgacaggtTTAAGTTCTGAAAACCTAGTCAATAATACAGAatgcttatcattatacatgtaaaggatttataaaaatagaaatgtggtcaatgggcaaatttattagggcattcaaatggataaaaccagaggattccacacgcacaaaaattccaaaacaagacaagcgaacatccttcaGGTCAAATCTAATTTAGCAGTTGTGATATAATTTGAGGTTTTTCTTTAATCTAGAAAAATCAAGAATggtatgttataaatcatttttGTGACACCATACTTATTACTTAGAAAATAACATCCAAcgttatgtttattttgttttttgttaactaGACAAAAAAAGgctaaaaagttatcaaaggaaacaggattataatgtagtacgccagacgcgtttgACAGTCTATgtgtgttggcgtttgttttgttgcaattcagtgtatctgttgttccgttgttaaACTGATCTAagctgaaataaaacatatcatTAAGAAGccttatgaggctgacttcatgcaggaacttcttaggaagaaagataagaatttAGCATTATCCTTTAACTTTCCGTTATaaagatgacgttctttcactaaacaattcaaaattttgtgactatgtcgaattggagataaaggatactacagatacagttgagGCGGCTTCATATATTGACTTGCATCtacaaattgacaatgagggtcggttgaagacaaaactttacaacaaaaaagatgatttcagctttccaattgtgaactttccatttctaagtagcaacattccagcagcacctgcatacggggtatatatctcccaattgatacgatttttcccgtgcttgcatttcctattatgattttcttgatagagggttactgctcacaaggaagctattaaaccaagagttcaaaatggtgaagttgaaatcatcccttcgtaaattttacggacgccatcacgggttggttgaccgttatggaataaccgtttcacaaatgatatcggatatgttccttacgtcgtaactacaatccccttccctttcatgaatgtgacctaccgaattaaactatttaccggatttgtaatcacataagcaacacgaagggtgccacatgtggagcaggatctgcctacccttccggagcacctgagattacccctagtttttggtggggttcgtgttgtttattctttagttttctatgttgtgtcatgtgtactattgtttttctgtttgtctttttcatttttagccatggcgttgtcagtttgttttagatttatgagtttgacggtccctttggtatcttccgtccctcttctATGATTTGAAAATAACTGTTCAAACATGTCATTGTAAAATCTAATTTACTATCTGACTCGAGTTAAAAACTCTCACCAAACAATTTATATGTATACAGTTTTAAACACCATGACGCCACTGATAACATTACTTTGAATATGTTCCTTCACAAAACCGTACGATAAGATAGAACACTAGCTAATTTAAAAGTGATCTGGTCCTGGTGAAACTCCTCAAGTGTTCTAACATTCATTATACATTAAATTAAAGCTGCAATTGATGTTTGTTTTACTATTTCAGCTAAAATCGTGTATTCATTATACATTTTTATCAGAAAACGCTTCAGACACTTGTTATGATTATGTTTTAGGGATTTTCATTTgctttatattgattttaagaCCTGAAGCATGTAACATATGTAACgaaaagttttatttataaattttacccCCTGGTTTTTAAtggtttgaaataaataaattgtgagaaTCTAATTTTGAGATAGAAAATGTCGTGATAGTGTGTTTTAATCATGAAGCTTTTTATTTATGCAAAACATTTTGTAATTGAATAAAAAGTTGTCAAAGTACACAATTCGGTACAATTAACGTATTGAAAAATAAGAGGTCATATTTaaaagttcttttaaaaaaaagagacgaaagataccagagtgaaagtcaaaatcgaaaaaaaaatgaccatgccaaggctaaaaaataaaaaaaacgaacAGATAAAAGAGATGATGTAAAACAGGATTTGCAGTATGATTgataatgagacaattatccaccaaaggTCAATtgaagtggatgtaaacaattataaacaATCGTACGACCTTAATAACCAATATCATTGTAAATGTAAAAACTATATTACAAGAATTTGACTTGTCTTTCCGATTAGTAAGATTTAAATCCTTACATGATACTGGCAAAACGATTTCCTTCACcaataaaattttcacaaaatagtcAAAAGTGTCGAAGGTGGCGTAACAACTCATCGATAGGTAAATCAAAGTGTATAAGATGGTCATTAATTTTTGGTTAGTAGTTATTTGTGATAGAACTCAACTCGTAAACTGAATAAATAAAGaacattttttacaaatatgaaaATTGCGAATGAACAATTTTTGACCAAAATTGGCTCGCTTGGTTATAGAGGAAAACAAGATCTTTCGAAAAGGTTTACGACGAACATAAAAGATGCCCTCTGTTAGTAATGGTGCACATAAAACTGTATGTCAGGTTGAGATAAGGTATCATTTGGAATGAACAAACATTGAATGTGTCAAATAATTATCGAAGTGTAACATACGTTGGGCTGTAACTCTCAGTAGTATAGCTGTGTGAGTGAGTAGAATAAGTAACATATCAGCTGTAGCTACATCCAGCGGGTACCATAACAGCTAATGATTCgctaaaatgaattttaaaaaaagtgaTGAATTTggtattattttgtaaattatatgtTTATCACGAAGTCTTGAGGCATTTTGTACGATCTGACTTTAATTGTTTCATTAGCAATCTTACCCTTACTTTTATTCAACAGTAATATATTAATATGATGCATTGTCAAATTCA
The window above is part of the Mytilus edulis chromosome 6, xbMytEdul2.2, whole genome shotgun sequence genome. Proteins encoded here:
- the LOC139527171 gene encoding uncharacterized protein, whose amino-acid sequence is MLLILLTHTAILLRVTAQHNLTPFGTAIQSSTQSSGFPKNAIEPPVSNSFSHEICSHTGINTTTPAWWMFQFSFGIAYITDITIYYRESFAHRMDGFQLYVTNTSTIPPDGYLCYEDPDAGLPDITQTIPCNQLGQYVIYYDTTPDNIYGPIIELCYVAINGCRKGLWGNNCEKVCATYCVDQLCYPGNGSCIFGCNSDYCLNDICNKFTGICTDGCKQKRTGDFCNKYNLAYDSSILINPNSSYPGSLANDGNKISCSKTKGPTVTFQVDLKEESIVTGVHILFGEHNTEVGSHTLYASNTTNSWKTGTILFEEQFLPTRINVSAVLRYLTYVPPVQGISAELEVCEIGILGCPPSHYGTGCNKLCPGNCNGPCDLDTGNCIFGCLNGWIGNKCEQACRDGLYGSNCLQICSPFCLHAPCDHRTGDCIDGCIRGVHGTNCMQVSKNTAESVNDVATRIGIFIGGVLLGILLTVAVCCIIRKTRQSQKKEGKDNVSKKTQSQDSQHYDDVRMENVSTYQDLRIETVANEYDQISQINTSYDNH